A section of the Elusimicrobiota bacterium genome encodes:
- a CDS encoding type Z 30S ribosomal protein S14 gives MATTAWKAKAAKVPKFSTRQHNRCQICGRSRAVYRDFGLCRICFRKMAHQGQLPGVKKSSW, from the coding sequence CTTGGAAGGCGAAGGCGGCAAAGGTCCCGAAGTTCTCGACCCGGCAGCACAACCGCTGCCAGATCTGCGGCCGGTCCCGGGCCGTGTACCGGGATTTCGGCCTCTGCCGCATCTGCTTCCGCAAGATGGCGCATCAGGGGCAGCTCCCCGGCGTCAAGAAATCCTCCTGGTAG